The following are encoded together in the Brassica napus cultivar Da-Ae chromosome A9, Da-Ae, whole genome shotgun sequence genome:
- the LOC125578646 gene encoding uncharacterized protein LOC125578646, with protein MMMKRQLIFGVILLGLLVIFLATTPVEAARPLRTDGKIQFVLQLLQRGTVPPSGPNGCTNDPKGSGTCHG; from the coding sequence atGATGATGAAGAGGCAATTGATATTTGGAGTGATTTTGCTCGGACTCTTGGTGATTTTCTTGGCCACCACACCAGTCGAAGCGGCTAGGCCGTTACGAACCGATGGTAAGATCCAGTTCGTGCTCCAGTTGCTGCAAAGAGGTACGGTGCCACCGTCAGGTCCAAACGGTTGTACCAACGACCCAAAAGGCTCGGGAACGTGCCACGGCTGA